A DNA window from Arachis hypogaea cultivar Tifrunner chromosome 18, arahy.Tifrunner.gnm2.J5K5, whole genome shotgun sequence contains the following coding sequences:
- the LOC140181354 gene encoding uncharacterized mitochondrial protein AtMg00810-like, with protein sequence MQVNHKLKMVEGATLADKKRYQRLVGKLIYLSHTRPDIAYAVGIVSQFMHKPQEDHMEAAMRIVRYLKGAPGSGIIFKRNDHLKVEAYTDADWAGNPNDRRSTADYFTLVGGNLVTWRQNFEESLKP encoded by the coding sequence ATGCAAGTTAATCACAAGTTGAAGATGGTAGAAGGTGCCACCCTAGCAGATAAGAAAAGGTACCAGCGACTGGTTGGAAAACTAATTTACTTATCACATACTCGGCCTGACATAGCTTATGCTGTGGGAATAGTAAGTCAGTTTATGCATAAGCCACAAGAAGATCATATGGAAGCTGCTATGCGGATAGTTCGATATTTGAAGGGAGCTCCAGGAAGTGGAATCATTTTCAAAAGGAATGACCATTTGAAGGTTGAGGCATACACTGACGCAGATTGGGCGGGCAACCCAAATGATAGAAGATCAACAGCTGATTACTTTACACTTGTTGGAGGCAACCTGGTAACTTGGAGGCAGAATTTCGAGGAATCGTTAAAGCCATAA
- the LOC140181558 gene encoding probable mediator of RNA polymerase II transcription subunit 26c yields MVFGFSLQETDIGRHVNRLRKHSSNNVRRLVKLLVRKWKEIVDEWVRLNQPGGTASLMADGDSPPLKTTQNGHHQVFLGPFFNIYFLYHGKV; encoded by the exons ATGGTGTTTGGTTTTTCCTTGCAGGAGACTGACATTGGGAGGCACGTGAATCGGTTGCGGAAGCATTCCTCCAATAACGTTCGCAGATTGGTGAAGCTACTTGTGAG GAAGTGGAAGGAAATTGTGGATGAGTGGGTGAGGTTGAATCAACCGGGTGGAACAGCTTCTCTCATGG CTGATGGGGACTCTCCACCGCTGAAAACCACCCAAAACGGTCATCATCAggtctttcttggacctttttttaatatttattttttatatcatggTAAAGTTTAA